The Brassica napus cultivar Da-Ae unplaced genomic scaffold, Da-Ae ScsIHWf_1183;HRSCAF=1698, whole genome shotgun sequence genome has a window encoding:
- the LOC125596325 gene encoding uncharacterized protein LOC125596325 produces MVKDRYRVEEPNFEAQKFYDMLDAAKQPLYDGCRDGISPLSAATRMMSIKTDYNLSEDCVDAIAGFVKDILPEDNLSPATYYEIQNLVSGLGLPYQMIDVCIDNCMLYWRRDVDRTSCRFCHKPRFQKTSRKTKIPYKRMWYLPITDRLKRLYQSKHTADAMRWHGEHNSNGEIAHPSDAKAWQHFQSVYPSFASERRNVYLGLSTDGFNPFGSHGRQYSLWPVIVTPYNLPPSLCMKREFLFLTILVPGPAHPKRSLDVYLQPLIHELKMLWAEGVEVYDISARQNFIMRAVLMWTISDFPAYGIRYLPHDHPYRKSTTLFTKNKKVFDGPPPEIDGKSILTELRDFGVESTAKCGGNGHDPVYGYGEHHNWHKKSIFWKLPYWENHLLRHNLDVMHIEKNIFDNIMNTILNVKGKMKDNLKSILDFPDICARESLHVDGRGRLPMPIYRLDAAAKQEFFDWIIDSVKLPDGYASNLRNYVNREEGKFSGLKSHDCHVMMQRLLPFCFAGLLPKHVHEAGIAAFFRDLCSRSLTADGIRNLKEMIPIIQCNVQKIFPPFFFDVMEHLPIHLPREAELGGPVQYRWMIYMEQIRGAYPNYTEDQLSALKENEFVNWLKFYVRFLLSRGDPIQPWLEELALGPKFVAVSYPMYCTRGYAFKIFSENTTQPTINHGISARSGEVIYYGILREILEIHYPGILNLRCVAFFADWYNPIVGYGVRIDEFGVTSVHSRRSLANYDPFILASQADQKLEGVSDTAAMQQSSSSAIGDLHVDGSEIDLVVDFTGVGDNEVFSDSESEKGEFNEDSVSSEYSSNSD; encoded by the exons ATGGTTAAAGATAGGTATAGAGTAGAGGAACCAAACTTTGAAGCGCAgaaattttatgatatgttagaTGCAGCAAAACAACCGTTATATGATGGTTGTAGAGATGGTATTTCACCTCTTTCAGCTGCAACAAGGATGATGtctattaaaacagattataactTAAGCGAAGATTGTGTTGATGCGATAGCTGGTTTTGTGAAAGATATATTGCCGGAAGATAACCTTTCACCAGCTACCTATTATGAGATACAAAACTTAGTTTCAGGGTTGGGTTTGCCCTATCaaatgatagatgtttgcatcgacaactgtaTGCTATACTGGAGAAGGGATGTTGATCGTACTAGTTGTCGATTTTGTCACAAACCACGGTTTCAAAAAACAAGTCGAAAGACTAAAATCCCATATAAGAGAATGTGGTACTTGCCAATAACAGACCGACTAAAGAGGTTATACCAATCCAAACATACCGCCGATGCTATGAGATGGCATGGTGAACACAACAGCAACGGAGAAATTGCTCATCCATCAGACGCGAAAGCCTGGCAACATTTTCAGTCAGTGTATCCTAGTTTTGCAtctgagagaagaaatgtttaccTTGGATTAAGTACGGATGGATTCAACCCGTTCGGAAGCCATGGGAGACAATATTCTCTTTGGCCAGTTATTGTAACACCATACAATTTACCTCCATCATTGTGCATGAAACGAgagtttctctttctcacaattCTAGTTCCTGGTCCTGCACATCCTAAAAGATCCCTTGATGTCTATTTGCAACCATTGATTCATGAGTTGAAAATGCTATGGGCCGAAGGAGTTGAAGTGTATGATATATCTGCTAGGCAGAATTTTATAATGCGTGCAGTGCTtatgtggaccataagtgactttcccgCATACGgaat ACGATATCTACCCCACGACCATCCGTATCGAAAAAGCACTACTTTGTTTACTAAGAACaaaaaggtgtttgatggtccgcCACCAGAAATAGATGGAAAATCTATCCTGACTGAACTCAGAGATTTTGGTGTGGAATCGACAGCTAAATGTGGGGGAAATGGGCATGACCCAGTTTATGGATATGGCGaacatcacaactggcacaagaaaagtattttttggaagTTGCCGTATTGGGAGAACCATCTACttaggcataatttagatgtgatgcatatagagaagaatataTTTGACAACATCATGAATACCATTCTCAATGTCAAGGGAAAGATGAAAGACAACCTGAAGTCCATATTAGACTTCCCAGATATATGTGCCCGGGAATCTCTCCACGTGGATGGGAGAGGAAGACTTCCAATGCCTATTTATCGGTTAGATGCAGCTGCAAAGCAAGAGTTCTTCGACTGGATTATAGATAGCGTCAAATTGCCAGATGGATATGCGTCAAATCTAAGGAACTATGTTAATCGCGAAGAAGGAAAGTTTTCTGGTTTgaaaagtcatgattgtcatgtcatGATGCAGCGTCTTCTCCCATTTTGCTTCGCTGGTCTTCTTCCAAAACATGTACATGAAGCAG GAATAGCAGCTTTCTTTCGAGATTTGTGCTCGAGATCATTAACAGCAGATGGAATTAGAAACTTGAAAGAAATGATTCCGATAATCCAATGTAATGTCCAGAAGATTTTTCCACCTTtcttttttgatgttatggagcatcttccAATCCATCTCCCTCGAGAAGCAGAACTTGGGGGCCCGGTTCAATATCGATGGAT GATTTACATGGAGCAAATAAGGGGTGCATATCCTAATTACACTGAAGATCAGCTTTCTGCACTAAAAGAAAACGAGTTTGTAAATTGGCTAAAATTCTAT GTAAGGTTTCTCTTGTCTAGAGGAGATCCTATTCAGCCATGGTTAGAGGAGTTGGCCCTTGGTCCCAAATTTGTTGCTGTGTCGTACCCGATGTATTGCACGCGTGGATATGCTTTTAAGATTTTCAGCGAAAACACTACGCAGCCAACTATAAATCATGGTATATCTGCTAGATCTGGCGAAGTAATCTACTATGGTATTTTGCGTGAGATATTGGAGATTCACTATCCGGGGATCCTTAATTTGAGGTGTGTTGCCTTCTTTGCTGATTGGTACAACCCGATCGTTGGATATGGTGTACGAATTGACGAGTTTGGAGTAACATCAGTTCATTCCAGAAGAAGTCTTGCAAACTATGATCCGTTCATTCTGGCTTCACAAGCTGATCAA AAATTGGAAGGAGTTTCGGATACGGCTGCGATGCAACAATCCTCGAGCAGTGCCATAGGTGATCTTCATGTTGATGGAAGCGAAATCGATCTTGTTGTTGATTTTACTGGTGTAGGTGACAACGAAGTATTCTCAGATTCGGAGTCGGAGAAAGGAGAATTCAACGAAGACTCGGTTTCTTCAGAATATTCATCAAATTCGGAttaa